In a genomic window of Methylovirgula sp. 4M-Z18:
- a CDS encoding phosphatidate cytidylyltransferase has translation MKAPHEIFLLFGGTLGVLAVATLVGQLLAWRARPHKNPVIENLNQRINAWWVMVIIIGLAFLLGKGAVILLFGLASFAALREFLTLTPTRRGDHWALLAIFLLGLPVQYYLVWIDWYGLYSIFIPVYCFLILPIIAALRGDTLHFLERIAFVQWGLMICVFCVSHVPALLTLPIPGFEAKRLLLICFLVIVVQGSDVLQYVFGKLFGRNKVAPNLSPSKTWEGLIGGGLSATLLGAGLWWITPFSVLQAAGMAFVICLMGFLGGLVMSAIKRDRGVKDWGRVIEGHGGILDRLDSVIFAAPIFFHMTRYWFTV, from the coding sequence ATGAAAGCGCCCCACGAAATTTTCCTGCTGTTCGGCGGTACATTGGGCGTTCTCGCGGTTGCGACCCTGGTCGGCCAATTGCTCGCGTGGCGCGCCCGGCCGCATAAAAATCCGGTGATCGAGAATCTCAATCAGCGCATCAATGCCTGGTGGGTGATGGTGATCATCATCGGCCTCGCCTTCCTGCTCGGCAAGGGTGCGGTCATTCTGCTGTTCGGCCTCGCGTCCTTCGCCGCCTTGCGCGAGTTTCTGACCCTCACGCCCACCCGCCGCGGCGATCATTGGGCGCTGCTGGCGATCTTCCTGCTTGGCCTGCCGGTGCAATATTACCTCGTCTGGATCGACTGGTACGGGCTCTATTCGATTTTCATCCCGGTCTATTGCTTTCTGATCCTGCCGATCATTGCGGCTTTGCGCGGCGACACGCTGCACTTCCTCGAGCGCATCGCATTCGTGCAATGGGGACTGATGATCTGCGTGTTTTGCGTCAGCCACGTGCCGGCGCTGCTCACCCTGCCGATCCCCGGCTTCGAAGCGAAGCGCCTACTGCTGATCTGCTTCCTCGTTATCGTCGTGCAGGGGTCGGATGTGCTGCAATATGTGTTCGGCAAATTGTTCGGCCGCAACAAGGTCGCCCCCAATCTGTCGCCCTCCAAAACCTGGGAGGGGCTGATCGGCGGCGGTTTGAGCGCGACCTTGCTCGGCGCCGGCCTGTGGTGGATCACCCCGTTTTCGGTCCTGCAAGCGGCGGGCATGGCCTTCGTCATCTGCCTGATGGGTTTTCTGGGCGGGCTTGTCATGTCGGCGATCAAGCGAGACCGGGGCGTCAAGGACTGGGGCCGGGTGATCGAGGGCCATGGCGGCATTCTCGACCGACTGGATTCGGTGATTTTCGCCGCACCGATCTTTTTTCACATGACGCGGTACTGGTTTACCGTATAA
- the cysE gene encoding serine O-acetyltransferase has translation MAQVQSAKVVGLHADPLFTRIRQEAEDMVRREPELSGFVFSTILNHDTLESAVIQRVSSRLDHREVSGDLIAQAFTDFAARDPAIGEAFRADILAVADRDPASNRLIEPLLYFKGFHALQTYRLAHALLKAGRKDFALYLQSRASEVFQADINPAAKIGKGIFLDHATGLVVGETTVIEDDVSILQGVTLGGTGKETGDRHPKIRHGVLIGAGAKILGNIEVGHCARVAAGSVVLAPVPHNTTVAGVPAKVVGVAGCAEPSRTMDQLIADKLGYEI, from the coding sequence ATGGCCCAAGTTCAGAGTGCTAAGGTCGTTGGTTTGCATGCTGATCCGCTTTTCACCCGTATCCGGCAGGAAGCCGAGGATATGGTGCGGCGCGAGCCCGAATTATCCGGCTTCGTGTTTTCGACCATTTTGAACCACGACACCCTGGAAAGCGCCGTCATCCAGCGCGTCTCCTCGCGGCTGGATCATCGCGAGGTCTCCGGCGATCTGATCGCCCAGGCCTTTACTGATTTCGCCGCCCGCGACCCCGCGATCGGCGAAGCTTTTCGCGCCGACATTCTCGCCGTCGCCGACCGCGACCCGGCGAGCAACCGGCTGATAGAGCCGCTGCTCTATTTCAAGGGTTTCCACGCGCTGCAAACCTATCGCCTCGCCCATGCGCTGCTGAAAGCGGGCCGAAAGGATTTTGCGCTCTACCTGCAGAGCCGCGCCTCGGAAGTCTTCCAGGCTGACATCAATCCGGCGGCGAAGATCGGCAAGGGCATTTTCCTTGACCACGCCACCGGTCTCGTCGTCGGCGAGACGACCGTGATCGAGGATGATGTGTCGATCCTTCAGGGCGTGACCCTGGGCGGCACGGGCAAGGAAACCGGCGACCGGCATCCGAAGATCCGCCATGGCGTGCTGATCGGCGCGGGCGCCAAGATCCTGGGCAATATCGAAGTCGGCCATTGCGCCCGCGTCGCCGCGGGCTCGGTCGTGCTGGCCCCGGTGCCGCACAATACGACCGTCGCCGGCGTCCCGGCCAAGGTGGTCGGTGTCGCAGGCTGCGCCGAGCCGTCGCGGACGATGGACCAATTGATCGCCGATAAATTGGGCTACGAGATTTAA
- a CDS encoding DUF3126 family protein produces MEKTELRKLQAFLRQTFGNDAIRVSLNPKNAEMADVHLGERRIGGIIVDDEDGDRSFAFDMKIPVERPALESYLRLLFENDKLKIVARAKKVDSVELNCGEDHIGVISADDPKAKSYTLQMAILDFDLDDF; encoded by the coding sequence CTGGAAAAAACCGAATTGCGAAAGCTGCAGGCGTTTTTGCGTCAGACTTTCGGCAATGACGCGATTCGCGTCAGTCTGAATCCGAAAAACGCCGAAATGGCAGATGTGCATTTGGGTGAGCGCCGGATTGGCGGCATTATCGTCGACGATGAGGACGGCGATCGGTCCTTTGCTTTCGACATGAAAATCCCGGTCGAGCGGCCGGCACTGGAATCCTATCTCCGATTGCTGTTCGAGAACGACAAGCTGAAGATTGTGGCGCGTGCCAAGAAGGTCGATTCCGTCGAACTCAATTGCGGCGAAGATCATATCGGCGTCATCTCCGCCGACGATCCGAAGGCGAAAAGCTACACGTTGCAAATGGCGATCCTGGATTTCGATCTGGACGATTTTTAA
- a CDS encoding lysophospholipid acyltransferase family protein: protein MGKQILARVLGFGIIALARLVTGVRPDWRGCLPSEKQRLYFANHASHGDFLLIWTALPWSLRGSTRPVAAQDYWGGNDLMGFIGRSVFNAVLIDRQHQPGQPAPLDVMMAAVNERVSLIFFPEGTRNTSDEPLLPFKSGLYHLSKANPELELVPVWIENIGRVMPKGEFLPVPLLCSVIFGAPIAVAPDEERDDFIARARNALLALKPADFHR from the coding sequence ATGGGCAAACAGATTCTCGCCCGCGTCTTGGGCTTTGGCATCATCGCTCTGGCCCGGCTGGTTACCGGCGTACGGCCGGATTGGCGCGGCTGCCTTCCGAGCGAAAAGCAGCGGCTTTATTTCGCCAATCATGCCAGCCACGGCGATTTCCTCCTCATCTGGACGGCGTTGCCGTGGTCCTTGCGCGGCTCGACCCGGCCGGTTGCGGCGCAGGATTATTGGGGCGGCAACGATCTGATGGGCTTCATCGGCAGATCGGTGTTCAATGCGGTGCTGATCGACCGGCAGCATCAGCCTGGCCAGCCCGCGCCGCTCGATGTGATGATGGCCGCCGTCAACGAGCGCGTATCGCTGATCTTCTTCCCCGAGGGCACACGCAATACGAGCGACGAGCCGTTGCTGCCGTTCAAAAGCGGCCTTTATCATTTGAGCAAAGCCAATCCCGAACTCGAACTCGTGCCGGTGTGGATCGAGAACATCGGCCGCGTCATGCCGAAGGGCGAATTTCTGCCCGTGCCATTGCTGTGCAGCGTGATTTTCGGTGCGCCGATCGCCGTTGCGCCCGATGAGGAGCGCGACGATTTTATCGCGCGCGCCCGCAATGCCCTTCTCGCCCTCAAGCCTGCGGATTTCCACCGATGA